In Hippoglossus hippoglossus isolate fHipHip1 chromosome 11, fHipHip1.pri, whole genome shotgun sequence, the sequence ttttctgtgtgtttcctgtctgtaGGTGCAGATGGCCGAGCGAGCCAGTGAGGTGACGGAGCTGAAACGAAACCTGGCCCAGGCGCTTAGAGACAAGGAGCAGCTACAGGAGGTAACCCGTCAAACATGCTCCTAAATGAATAAGCCTTTACTGGATCGGTTCTTCATAATTCAAAAcggcacttttttttttgttttcatcgtAAATATGAGTTaagtttgatttttaaaaagctataAACCATCTGAATACCAATCTCTACTTAAAGCCGCTGACTGCACATACATTATGCAGATAATGTAGGCTTTCAATTGAATTCCACTGAAATATCATCACCTTTTAAGTGCAATGTCTGAGCTCTTTTCTGTAAATTTTCCTTTCCCTTCACACTCCCCCACTATCCACTAATTAAAACATCTATACTTCTTCCCTCGCCCGTTGGTACAGTGCCATTAGACAGTGCAAATGCCAGGCGACGTGTCTGTTTCACCTTCCCAACCctggtttaaatgttaaacCTGATAGCAGCGCACTAATGAAGTCGTCGGGCGGAATCGcgtggggagggagggaggtaaaaaaaaaagaagagggagagggcgAGTGCCTCTATCAGCGAAGCCAGAACGGAGGGAGCCAGAGTCTGACACCCATTACAGTAATGAGTAGGGTACTAATGCTCTTGCTTCAGATATAATCACAAAGGGCAGGGACAGTGTCGAGGGAAAGTTAAACTCTCGAGCTGAAAGAACCGGGTGCCCGTGTGGTCCCAACAGTGCACTTAATGAAAATACAAAGATGCCATATATAATTTAGAAGTAGTGAGAATATTCTATGACAAAACGCTGCTGTAGcatctgtttgttgtttaaGATTGTTTTCAAAGACgggtgctctctctctctcctccaggagctGCAGCGTTATGTGTGCAGGCAGAGGGAGCGGGAGGCTGGTGCCCAGGGTGCTGAGGCCAGGCAGCCCATGGTGCTGCGCTACCCGCTGCCCTACCCCCAGGACCCCTCCCCTCCACCGCTGGTGCCGCAGAGGCCCGCCGAGCTGCAGTTCGGCAATCCCTACTCCACCGACACCACGAGAGGTGGGAGGAATTCAAACTTCGGCAAACCATTCTTTCATGCTCCTCTCTGTCAGGATGTGtaactgtttttctcttttcttttagaCCGGGTGGATGTTGCTCTGTCTCCTGAGCACATGTCCCGTCCACCACCGGAGGCCCCACCCTGCGCCCCTCCCTGTGCACCCCCGATGACACCTCGAAGCCCCGAAGCCGGGGCACCTGGCTGGGACCGAGAGGTGGTCTGCATCCAGCCCTCTCGCAGCACGAGCCCCCCTGAGAGCCTGGAGCATCCACCAGAGGAGCCACGAACTGTACGtccatataaatacacatctcTCACATAGCAGTCCCCGAAgtccaatcaagctgcaccaaatttcacacactcataaatatcagtcccctaaatgtgcctgatttttttttttctttttcatcaagatccaatgaatcattccctgggaaaGTGGTTAAACTGGCAAAATGCCCAATAATCCAGTGTTCAATGctcagatccacaccaaaattgaattggTTCTTACTTTGCTAACGTCACATACGTTGATTCCTGCtgaaacaaccaacaaacaaacgggcaggggtgaaaacataacatcctggGCAGAGGCAACTAAAACTCAGGCTGGTGGCTTTATCTTGTATGGAGTATGGGTATTAACTAAGATTTTACATGTATTACATTATGCGTCAATAATGCATACATGAATACCATCTGTTTATTAGTCGATGAGTCATAAAAGCATCACATCATCAAtctgatctcagttcagcagTACATTGGGATATTAACATAAATGCACAACACACGACTTTTGTTCAGAGCCTTTCTTTTCCATCCtggctttgtgtttttgcagccaGGCGAGTTCCTGTCATGCTAATCCCTTGCTTATTTcaccctgtctctgtctctcgtctCTGGAGTGCTCCTCCTCGCTGAATGAAGGAAAATGCAACGCGCCCTTAAAAGATGAGGCTTTGAACTCATTTGCATAAAGCTCTAATTAACGTCACTCCCTCAGAACTCGAGAGAGACGAAGATAATGAGGATCAGGAGAGAGTAATTGGGAGGGACTTTGCACAGGCACAGACTTCAGATCATTTAGTGTTTGCTAGATTATGTATTATGCTTGTTTTGGGAGGTTTTGTGTATGCTCCTCTCTAAAATAGATACTTGGCTCTGCATGCATATGCACTCTAATCTTTCCTGGCTCAGATCATTCTGTCAACCCAGCTCCTGATTCTATTACATTtgctcaaagtaaaaaaaaaaaaacattcattcttTTCTTAATGTGCTTGTAGGTCACTGACGGGGCTCAGCCGTCCTGTGAGCATCAGTCCAGAAGACGCACTGAGGCCAGGGGCAGCTTCTGCTTTGACTCCAGGTAAAACACCTCCTCAAACAAGGCATACAAAATCATTCCCCAAAAAAcgacacaagaaaacaaaaaacgaaGCCAAGGCAGTGGGTGTGTTCATTTTCCAGAATTATATACAGACCAAGACAATAACAATAAGTAGAAATACAAAAGCTATAGTTTATTTAGTTATagttataaaatatataaaataaatctcaaatggaacaaaaaagatattgtacattacaataaaatatatatatatatatatatataaaggagaaaaacatttacGATATCACTTAATTTGCCAATTACTTTTGGAAATGAAACCACTTATAAATTCtatcaggatttttatttggatccgcaccaagtTACACACACCAAATTACATTGGCACTTCTAATAGAGCAGAGCATACCTCTACCTTACTTTTCATTTACTCAAGCAGCACCAAATTTCAGACACTCAGTTCCCTAACTTTGCctgatttataattttttttcatcaaggttCACACATAATTCTCTGCAAAATTAGATTTTTGATCCTTGATTATTCTCCgggaaactggtgaaaatgtaaacaaaaattataaaagGAAATCTCGCAATTTAATTCCCTGATCTGCCCCTTTTTCCTGATCCATGCCAAAATGTCACAGGTTCCCTTTTGGCCCATGTCCTCtctttcgtggaaatccgttctgTAGTCTTAGTGTGATCCTGCTACAGCCAAACACCTTCCATGGCAGAGGAAAGAATAATAtatctagaatggcacttagagAACGTATACctttgccaaggcccaacagtccccctatTTGAATTCGCTAGTTtcggatttttatttggatctgcaccaaattgtacacactggtagtttttttcatcaagctCCATTAATTATAGTCTGAGAAATCGACAAAAACCTATCTCACAAtcttaaacaaagtgaaaatcaaACCCTGGATCCACCCACTGCTCTGAATCCACAACCAAACTTAACGGGGTCTTTCTtggccccacccctccacaaaattgaCTGGAAATTGGTTGGgtaatttttgtgtaatcctgcaaaatcacaaacaaactcagatgAAAATACAAACTCCTTAGCATTAAAGCTCAAATCTTGTTCACCCCACTGGATCATTTTCATTCCTATATAAACAACATATATAAAATCTTATGGTAAATATATCCATTTATGATAACGTCTAAACACAGGTCGTCACTTGAAGAGAACATTATGTGCCTGTTCTCTACCTCAGGCACAAAATGCAGATAATAAACAAGCAGGAGGTAACGCAGACGTTGCATCGTAACCGTGATTTAACAATTACTTTCCTCGCTGCTGAAATTCCTGTCTTCCATGAGTTATATTATGGTCTGTAGAGCAGAAGTGTCCCGATCTGCTGGAAAGACTGTTTGATCGTCACTACAATAGAGACACTGCTGCAGAGCCATCGATTATCGAGTGTCAACTACAGTATTTCcactctttctgtctccttaGTAACGACGTTCACAAGCGCTGCCCGCTGTGCGAGGTGATCTTCCCGCCCCACTTCGAGCAGCGCAGCTTCGAGCAGCACGTCGAGAGCCACTGGAAGGTCTGCCCCGTCTGCTCCGAGCAGTTCCCGCTCAactgtcagcagcagctcttcgAGCGGCACGTCCTCACGCACTTCGACGGCCACGTGCTCAACTTCGAGCAGATCGATTGAAGGATTTATGGGGGGGGGTTTTACACCTGGAATCGTGGCATACCGTAtgggtaaatgtgtgtttgtcagccaTTAGTTCATTTGGATTGGGGTTTGGTTCAGTTGTCTCGTTGATTTAGAATCATTCACACTTTTCCGGTTCCTGAAGGTTACAAAAGAATGTAGTTTACTCCTGAGAGGAAGCAAGAGGCCGTGCTTAAGACAGCTACTCCACCGAGGTGTTTGTTTATTCGTGTGGCGTCCACCTAAATACACACTGGGTAAAGGGATCATGAATACGTGGGAACAGTTCACACGATCCTTTACTTTTCTATCATTTTTTAACGCTCATCTTTCTGCTTCGATGGACTAGAGCACCATTTAAAGAGCatgtatttattctgtgttaAAAACAGTTCAACACTACAAAACTATAACGAAGAGAGTCAATTGTAGCTTTGAAGggaggattttaaaaaaaacaacaaaaaaaaccttttagcATCTCAAGTATCTTCATTTTAGTGGCCCTCTCAATATTCCTTTACAGTAAGTAGGATTCTCTTGTGATAAAGCAGCCGAGAAAGTGCTTCATCTTTTCCTTCTGTCGTGGAAAGGCAAGGAATGGACagtaaaatgtttcttttttaagtgTAAATGCAGAGATCTGAATATATGATGTCTTAAGAAGTCATCTGAGCGAGTATATAGTGTATTATGACGGATGAAGGATAGtggagattttctttgttttttgacTTGCAATCTATGAGCTACTGAACGAATGACCGTGTTTTTTGCGAACAGAGACGTCAGGTGGTTCGAACAGAAACAGCACTATGTTTTCATGTATCTGCACTAAATAAGGCTTTATTctgaatgtactgtacatatgaAAGTACGTCGAAGTTGTGGAGCGACTTGTGAATTACTGTCGTGACCctgcctcccctccccccccccactgtaaACCTCCCCTCATGTTTTAGTGTTGAAAGAATGGCGGGCCAATGAGGTTTTACTTCCCGGTGATTGCACTTTCTGGTCTTTGGTCGGGCCGAAGGATACTGTACCATGTTGAAGGGAAATAGACAGCTGAGATACACTTTTATTGTTAAGTACTTCCACGTTTTGAAGTTCAAACTGTGAAACGTCATTTCTTTGTGCGCTGCTCCATGAGTGAATGTCGCCGCTTGTCTATTTTTCCGTCATTCCAACAGTGTTTTAATCAGGCTTTAAAAATTGCACATGCCCAGTAATCACAAGGcaaacgtttgtgtgtgtgtgtgtgtgtgtgtgtgtgtgtgtgtgtgcgtgcgtgtgtgtcatgtgtctgaCGCAGCCAATTCACGTGAGAATGTCTGGACGATGGTTGTAAGTGTGAACTGCAAAGATCTTTATGAATAAAGTAAGCTTGTTTAAATGCATTTCACCAACTTGTGCGTCACTCGGGCTGAAAAATGAAGAACGAGCTCAACAGagattttcactttattttgctgggttttttgttttgttttcattcattttctgttttacatttaagcaGCTTCTCTTTTATATAGAAAGACAGTTTGACATCATTTACAAGTCACTCATGTCACGACCTGTCGTCCCCCCCCGTACAAAAAGGAAACATCGGTCTCCACGTTACATAcgaaaatataatttaaaagcacttgacaacagacacacattacAATACATTCACTTAACACAGTATATTGAAATCCCTCCCTCAtcccctcctcctgcacacAGCCTCCGCTCCTCCTTTCCCACATGTGTAATACTGCATTTGAAGATCaaactgttgccatggtgacggCGGTGTCCGTGAAGAcggaatgtttttttttacaagtcgCTGTCCATCTTGGCCAtagatgcccccccccccccctaatgcTGACAGGCAGGAATGAAGCATCTCTATCGCACGCAAACCATTATCTCAGGGTTACTTTCAGGGTAGCGTGTCCAGAGATGTACTTTGAAACTGATACTGAGGTTTTTAAAGATCTTGGTCCGCTTACTGGTGCTGCAGAATAGACGTGCATGTCTTTCAGGCAATGCTTGTGCTTGTTTGGTAGGAATTGCGACACTTAAAAATCCCTGTCAGCGCGGGTACATGATGGTTACTATGTAACAGATCATTGATGGGACAACGGTTTCTTAATCGTCATTTTCTGATATCTGccttgtgtaaaaaaaaaaaaaggtccctTTGCCATGCTAACCCCgtggtttccatggcaacagcagctTGGAGGACAGGAGGATGTGTGCGTGGCAGAGGTCACTTTACCCCATCCAATGAAGAGAAAAACCTTGTGCATGATGAGGGAAATGATGTCATAGATGAATGTGTCTTGGCACCGCACCGCTCTTGTTTTTCTAGAGGCAATGAATGATGAAATCCCCGTCAGGGCAACAACACGACATGAGGCAACAGCACACAGGCGGCCAGCCACACAACCATCCTGCTCCACAGGAGTCCAACCCAGCGGCCTGGCACTGAAACACACTGATTACAGTAACACTCAATAGGCTGATGACTTCTGAAAACACGCAAACTCATAGCACACATACAATGAACTGGAATGCCATTGtctacaacacacacgcacacacactcatgcaaaTGACAGGTTGTAGGTGGTAATCAGATACAAATCCACCCTGGTGCTCTCTCACACATTGTTTCTCTGCGTTTCAACACAGAAAGCATGCGTGAAGACATTCCGTCGATTGTACATCCCATCATCTGCATGGAGGCGCAACGGAACAAGAAAACCCATCGCCGCACGCTTCGGCGACCTCCTGGTTCAAACTTTAAGAACCTTCCTGCCCCCCTACCCCTAACCCTCCCACCCCTCTTCAGGCACATGGTATGGTCACTGTTTGGCAGTGGAGAGCTGTTGGCAACGATCgtggaataaaatgaaaacaatgacaaaagatCTTGGCAAGTggaatacatacagtatgatgCTAACCTGCTTTCTCGGCTCTGGCACTCTGAGTGAGGCAAACACTGAAGATATGAAATACACACGGATGGCTTTCTGGTGGGGAGGTGAAATGTTTAACGGTGTGGAATATTTGGCCCCTGGCCCTGGTTCGAAtacgttctcttcctgatcaACAGTAAAATATCGCATTCAGAGTGCGTCACGCTGAAAGGCTTAGGTATATACGCTCGTAGAACTCGACTAATCAGCCGGGCTGTACGGCCTTTTCCTCTGATGTGACAAAACTCAGCAAGTAAGGAATGAAAGGAACGCTTACATAGAAACAAAACACTATctaaaacagacagaaatatataaaataaagctTGAAAATAAAGTAACTATTTATGTATATGCTCATGAATacctttatatattttatgtacatATCTGGCTATTgtttatatatcaatatatctATTTTAAGTATAACTGCACTCTGGTACTTGAAACCCCGTGAAGTTCAAGTGAGAGCGCAAACCGATGCTCAACAAATTCTCACAGGCAGGGAGTGTTCTGACTCCTGAGCTGAGATCGGCGCCAATATCAACTTCctcccacacacgcacacacgcaggAACGCGCGGGAACACAAAGGGGGGCAGGGTCTGGTTGCACCTGTTTCGCGACTCCTTTTTACCCCCCCGcttctttcatttgttttttgtcttttctttctgttgttttttacagttagCACCTTATGTGAGTCAAACAATAGAAACCAAAATAACGTGATAGCATATATACGAATGTGCAAATGTACAACGATAAAAATACTacaaagatacattttttgttttcaaaaataCAAGTGATATACCATggatagaaaaaaataatgtaacAGAAAcaataagtttaaaaaaaaaaaaagaattgaacAACTTAAAGCATGCACTTGATCCTTTAGTGTGTGGGATGGGTGTAAAGGGGTTGGGGTAAGGAGAGTCAGGGGAGAACAGGGCTTTGTTTGGGGTAGTTGAGCGAGCGGCTCTAGCCCTGAATCTTGCGCAGGATCTCGGTGGAGACGGGCGGGTGGAAGTTAATGGTGTGGTGTCTCAGGCCCTGCGACGTCTTGTAGCTCTTACCGCAGCGACACTTGTAGGGTTTCCTCACGCGGATCTGCGTGCGATGGCCATTCTTGGCGTGGTACTTGATACCATTCACATTCTGAACGAGGCGGgggggaagagaagaggaaaaccAGTTACAAAAGGCAATTATTGATGTTGCATATCAAACCCCTGAATTACACAACCATGATGCAGCCTGTTTTAGAACTAGGACTGGTCAATATGGCGAAAACGTATATCAAGatacaaatataattatttcCATAAATGGctgattattatttcttttaaatttaaaggttgtggttttaaacttttcttcGTGAgtagagaatgacaaacacttgataaacagcaaaacattttccatATAAATTTATGTATAATGGACTTTTGTTACATTGCTATTGACATTGTTTTATCTCCTTGCCTGATACAGTGCCATTCAAATCACTGTTAAACTATagtatttttatatatgattTCTGTATTTAGACATGTTTTTTACCCTACATCTTCATGAACGCAGAAAGAAATAATCACTTTCCTATTCACACttaaacacatttgtttaccTTTGGAAAATTTCAAAGGTTTTTAGTctcataaaaataaatgcatcaaatCACATTCAAGAATCATGTTCAAGAACCTGAGATCACCACGAGTAAAATCTGACCACTTGTAGTTATGGTAATTTGTATCCAAACTGAAGGATTTTAAAAGATCTGCTATGAAATATTGAACTTATGTATCAATCCCGGTCAATGTAGTTTAATGATTATTGTGATATTGTatctgacttttcctctggcGCCACCATGAGGCTGGTATTTGTGATCTGTGCCTATGAACAGCTTCCCATAGCTTGTATGTAAACTCTAATGCTACATCCATTCTACCACCACTGTTGCTACATTTATGCCTGGCgagtttttggtttgtttagaCACCCTGCTGGGATTAAAGAACATGTGAACCCGCTCAGATCATCAGCAAAGGAGGCTTCATCCCACGTCACTGTTTGGTCttaaaaaagagttttaaagaGTTATGTTCCCACACTGTCCATTAGCTAAGGAGCAGGGACGACAAACTGAAAGAGGTTTATTGTGGCCGGCTGTAATCGAATTCAACCAAAGCAAATACCATGAgctatttattatatttatcacaGCTTCCAATCGTGACATTCTAGATTTATAATGTCCTTTTTCAAACATTATGTCCAGACATGTGATCCCCAGACAAAGGCGCCAGTGTGTCGTACGGCTGCTCGGCTGCGACTGACTGACTTCTCGTATCCTTTGGTGTGGCCGTACCTTGTATCTCTTCTTACAGCCGGGGACGGGGCAGGCAAATGGCTTCTCCTCTCCCCCGTTCATGCACATGGAGCTGAGGATGGACTCAGAGCTGATGGCGCTTTCTGTGGTCCACGACTCATCGCTGTCCGACTCCTCGTAGtctacctcctcctcatcataCTCACTGCCTGCAGGCACAATGGAGACaagcacaacaaaaaaagatcTAGTCATCGCAGATGAAATATGGACGGGGGTTTTTACCCAAAAGGACATCATGCCCTGGGAATTTACCAAAGAGAAATTATTTGTGACTTTTCAGGAAAGCTTTTTCTGCGTATTCTTCTCCTGCGTGGATGCTTTAGCGGCCCACGTGTCACTGCGAGCGCTGTTCGGCCGAAACAGCAGTGgattgcacgtgtgtgtgtgcttctgtgtgtgagtcaaaAACACAGGGATTGGCACTGAGAAACAGATCATTAAGTGGGAGTGATCCCCATCGCTCTGCCTGGAAAAAGTGCTTTGCTAAGTGCAGAACATTTTCCactcacatgcatgcacattgcacacacacacacaaaaacacacaagcatacacacGACACATCACTGAAATGTTCaggcaacacacagacacataaaggCCCGCTGACCCCCCACCGTCTCACAGGAAATGCTGCACCTCAGCATGAGGAAATGGATGGCACCCTGGCACATGTTGAaagggtgtgtgagtgtgcatgtgcgtgtgtgtgtgcagagccaCGCTGGTGCATGAGCCCAGACCTAACACTACGTTTGGAACCATTTGTGCTGGAATTGGACATCTGCTTCTGGGCTGTGCAACACACGGCCCCATGCGAACACACAGCGTGACAGCTGCTATGTAATTAGCAGAGTGTTGACTGGCCTGCTCACTGCGGGAGCCACCGTACCcgacagacaaacaacacacgTACATGCAGCAGGCAACAGATACTTTGATTTTAGTCTCTTCGTTTTGGAaagtggagtaaaaaaaatcGGAGGAAATACGAACATGTAACATTTCCAACCTATCACAAAGCAGCTTTTCATAGTTAAAAGTGAATAATGTGCGGTTTGTATTTACAGGTTGTATTTTTGAGGTGAGCAAGCTCGTGCGCTCGTGGCAGATATGCTGGATTTATGTGTTTAATTTTCCTGCTCAGCGACCAGGTATGAAATGAGCTTCATTCCATTTAGGTTACAAAAACCTTCATTTGCTCATCTGTGCTGTCGGAATTTTGATGAAATGCTCCCGATGCCACGGCCATAActctgagcttttattttttttttacttctgttaCTGCCGTTGGGGTTAATTTGTATTCGTCTCAACACCTCCATTCACTCCACACTTAAAAGCAATCCATCTTTCTTCCTCTCGGGCACACATCTCAACACGTACACCGTTCGTACCTGTAGGTGTGCTGCTGCGGAAGGAGGAAGACGGGGTGATAGGGGGCGTGACGGGCGGCGTCAGGTTACCGCTTGTGTGGCGAGGGGGCGTGGCCGTGCTGTTCCTGGACACTCCGCCCGTGATGGACAGGGACAGTTTGGGCGTGGCCTTCTTTTTCATGGTCTCCTGCTCCCGGCGAGCCGCATCTGTCATGAACCTGACAGCACGGAAATGGTGTAATTAGTAAAAAAGATGTAATTTGTCCCTGTTACAACACAACTGACAAGACAGACAATAGTGACATTAATATTTAggagttttaaaaatatctccCAACTAAACATGGTTTGTTCCTTGCTGCTCGTCTAATATATCATACTCAGGTTTTAAACTAATGTAAATGTGAAGTAATCATTCTTTATATGTACAATTTCATATATGTGCAATTCTTTTGCAAtctgtttacattgtatttattatatttctctgtatttacatttgtatatttactCATTATTACTGTTACTAAGTGTATATTTTTACCAATTTTATAAGGCAAATTTTCTCATAGTGGGATTAACGGAGGATtaattttcttctttaaaattattttaatactttaaatatttgtatagaATACGATCCCTTACAGtggatatttttttccaaaagagagagaataaaagaaaaacttaacATCTTAACAATAATCACTGTATATCCTCACATCCCAAATTGAAAACaatcaatgaataaaaaaataatgaagtcGTTATTATTCTACAGCTCATTATAAAATTTAGATGATaagagaaagtaaaataaatcaataatataaGCAGTTATTcaccaaaatgaaacaataattaAGTGAAATGAAaccttatgttttttttttaaatcttattaaTTTGTTGTACTTTTTACCAACAAAAACGTAGATATGGATatggattattttttttccttctttgtttaAATCCACTTACAGGGACATTTTATATTCGAAATATTAATTCTTCAATGCTCGCTGCAGGCCTGGCCAAATAACCAGTCAAGTTCAAGTCCCTGCCTGTcatattgtcattattattatcatgttgATTTCAAATTATAAAATGCACCTAATAGACGGAGGCAATGCTGGAGGAACAAATCACCACACCTTTCCAACACACTGACTTGCCAAACAtcactaaaacaaacacatttgatcCGTCAATCTTTCCTTTTGTTGTCAGTTA encodes:
- the jazf1a gene encoding juxtaposed with another zinc finger protein 1a, which gives rise to MTGIAAASFFSNSCRFGGCGLQFESLAELIVHIEDNHIDTDPRVLEKQEQQQPTYLALSYINRFMTDAARREQETMKKKATPKLSLSITGGVSRNSTATPPRHTSGNLTPPVTPPITPSSSFRSSTPTGSEYDEEEVDYEESDSDESWTTESAISSESILSSMCMNGGEEKPFACPVPGCKKRYKNVNGIKYHAKNGHRTQIRVRKPYKCRCGKSYKTSQGLRHHTINFHPPVSTEILRKIQG